One Burkholderia sp. PAMC 26561 genomic window carries:
- a CDS encoding GNAT family N-acetyltransferase yields MNRTVEIHVVDSLDTVSPDEWNRLAGDNPFVRHEFLSAMQDTGCAVARTGWRPHFLLLKRDGKLAGGMPLYLKKHSRGEYVFDHAWADAFERNGIPYYPKGLSAVPFSPVTGPRLIAATHEERVMLARGAIELSKQLELSSLHVLFPQEQDLEALTEAGYMLREGVQFHWENAPGGYESFDAFLATMSHDKRKKVKQDRRRVTDAGVSYTWLRGVQIDETALDFFYACYENTYREHWNPPYLSREFFGQIHAAAPESMLLVIAEADGKRLACALNMIGGDVMFGRYWGTKEFVSGLHFETCYMQGIEYCIVNGLARFEGGAQGVHKMSRGMLPTPTWSAHWVADPRFAHAISEFLDEETAAMDQHIQELEAHTPFRKKV; encoded by the coding sequence TTGAACCGCACGGTCGAAATACATGTGGTCGATTCGCTCGACACCGTGAGCCCGGACGAATGGAACCGTCTTGCCGGCGACAACCCGTTCGTCCGCCACGAATTCCTCTCGGCGATGCAGGACACGGGCTGCGCGGTCGCGCGAACCGGCTGGCGTCCGCATTTCCTGCTGCTCAAGCGCGACGGCAAACTCGCCGGCGGCATGCCGCTCTACCTCAAGAAACACTCGCGCGGCGAATACGTTTTCGACCACGCGTGGGCCGACGCCTTCGAGCGCAACGGCATTCCGTATTATCCGAAGGGCTTGTCGGCGGTGCCATTTTCGCCGGTGACCGGTCCCCGCCTGATCGCCGCCACGCACGAGGAGCGCGTGATGCTGGCGCGCGGGGCGATCGAGTTGTCGAAGCAGTTGGAGTTGTCGTCGCTGCATGTGCTGTTTCCACAGGAACAGGATCTCGAAGCGTTGACCGAAGCGGGCTACATGCTGCGCGAAGGCGTGCAGTTTCACTGGGAAAATGCGCCGGGCGGCTATGAGAGCTTCGACGCGTTTCTCGCCACCATGAGCCACGACAAGCGCAAGAAGGTGAAGCAGGACCGCCGGCGCGTCACCGATGCAGGCGTGAGCTACACCTGGCTTCGCGGCGTCCAGATCGACGAAACCGCGCTCGATTTCTTCTACGCCTGCTACGAGAACACGTACCGCGAGCACTGGAATCCGCCGTATCTATCGCGTGAATTCTTCGGCCAGATCCACGCGGCCGCGCCCGAAAGCATGCTGCTCGTGATCGCCGAGGCCGACGGCAAGCGGCTCGCCTGTGCGCTGAACATGATCGGCGGCGACGTGATGTTCGGCCGATACTGGGGCACGAAAGAGTTCGTCTCGGGGCTGCATTTCGAGACGTGCTACATGCAGGGCATTGAGTATTGCATCGTGAACGGCCTAGCGCGGTTCGAGGGCGGCGCGCAGGGCGTGCACAAGATGTCGCGCGGCATGCTTCCCACGCCGACGTGGTCCGCGCACTGGGTGGCGGACCCGCGGTTCGCGCACGCAATCAGCGAGTTCCTCGACGAAGAGACCGCCGCGATGGACCAGCATATCCAGGAACTTGAAGCGCATACACCCTTCCGTAAAAAGGTTTAA
- a CDS encoding GIY-YIG nuclease family protein, producing MYFDRAVQRAYLASGLFVAIAMRLMQRGMVILAEVAGFCRSGVYEGGLRDNARHPTSTFRLMPWFLYLIECADGSLYTGIATDVDARFAKHLSGDGARYTRSRKPVAVRASFELSGRAEASRAEYWVKRLTTPRKWKLVAGELTLVDVMPAEAEEVPPVET from the coding sequence ATGTATTTCGACCGTGCGGTTCAACGGGCTTACCTCGCTTCGGGCTTGTTCGTGGCTATTGCCATGCGCTTGATGCAGCGCGGAATGGTTATTCTCGCCGAAGTCGCGGGTTTTTGTCGGAGCGGGGTTTATGAGGGAGGCTTGAGGGATAATGCGCGGCATCCGACGTCCACCTTCAGACTCATGCCCTGGTTCCTGTATCTAATAGAATGCGCCGACGGAAGTCTCTATACCGGGATTGCCACCGATGTCGATGCGCGTTTCGCCAAGCATCTGAGCGGCGACGGCGCGAGGTACACGCGATCGCGCAAGCCGGTTGCCGTACGGGCGTCGTTTGAGTTGAGCGGCCGGGCTGAGGCTTCGCGGGCGGAGTATTGGGTGAAGCGACTGACGACGCCGAGGAAATGGAAGCTGGTCGCGGGCGAATTGACGCTCGTGGACGTGATGCCCGCGGAAGCCGAAGAAGTCCCGCCGGTCGAGACATGA
- the ppa gene encoding inorganic diphosphatase: MSFNNVPAGKDLPQDFNVIIEIPAQSDPVKYEADKDMGLLVVDRFIGTGMRYPANYGFIPQTLSGDGDPVDVLVITPFPLLAGSVVRARALGMLQMTDESGVDAKLVAVAHDKICPMTAHMKTVDDVPEYLKDQIKHFFEHYKALEKGKWVKVEGWQGVDAAHKEITEGVANFKK; this comes from the coding sequence ATGAGCTTCAACAACGTACCCGCAGGCAAGGATCTTCCGCAGGACTTCAACGTGATCATCGAGATCCCGGCGCAAAGCGATCCGGTGAAGTACGAAGCGGACAAGGACATGGGCCTGCTCGTGGTCGATCGTTTTATCGGCACGGGCATGCGTTACCCGGCCAACTACGGTTTCATTCCGCAAACGCTTTCCGGCGATGGCGACCCGGTCGACGTGCTGGTGATCACCCCGTTCCCGCTGCTGGCAGGCTCGGTGGTTCGCGCACGCGCCTTGGGCATGCTGCAGATGACAGATGAATCGGGCGTCGATGCCAAGCTGGTCGCAGTCGCCCACGACAAGATCTGCCCAATGACGGCGCACATGAAAACCGTCGATGACGTGCCTGAATACCTGAAGGATCAGATCAAGCATTTCTTCGAGCACTACAAGGCGCTCGAGAAGGGCAAGTGGGTGAAGGTGGAAGGCTGGCAGGGCGTGGACGCAGCCCACAAGGAAATTACCGAAGGCGTGGCGAACTTCAAGAAGTAA
- a CDS encoding MFS transporter: protein MASTAGEYHGPGAGAGAGAPPSAFEAATYKKVAWRLSPLLLLCYVVAYLDRVNVGFAKLQMSTDLGLSDAVYGFGAGIFFFGYFIFEIPSNVILHKVGARVWIARIMITWGILSALTMFITTPTMFYVMRFLLGVAEAGFFPGIILYLTYWFPADRRGRMTTLFMTAIAVSGLIGGPVSGWIMKNFDGVNGWHSWQWLFLLEGIPSIVVGGLVFIFMDDRIAKAKWLSAEERELLERNIAKDNVEKVDMPVREVLKSGRVWLMSLTYFSFVMGLYGVSFWLPTIIKATGVTDALNIGLLSAIPFGAAVIGMLLVARSADKRGERRWHIAVPAAVGALGLVLSVIWSTNTPLAMLGLTLATMGILTTLPLFWSLPTAFLAGTGAAAGIAMINSLGNLAGFLSPYLVGWLKQATASNASGMYMLAAFMVLGGLLALSVPKRIVNR, encoded by the coding sequence ATGGCGAGTACTGCGGGTGAGTATCACGGACCGGGCGCGGGCGCGGGCGCGGGCGCGCCGCCTTCGGCCTTCGAAGCGGCAACGTACAAAAAAGTCGCGTGGCGCCTGTCGCCCCTGTTGCTGCTTTGTTATGTGGTCGCATATCTGGACCGCGTGAATGTGGGTTTCGCCAAGTTGCAGATGTCCACCGATCTCGGCTTGAGCGACGCTGTCTATGGCTTCGGCGCGGGCATCTTTTTCTTCGGCTATTTCATCTTCGAGATCCCGAGCAACGTCATCCTGCACAAGGTCGGCGCGCGGGTATGGATAGCGCGGATCATGATCACGTGGGGCATCCTCTCGGCGCTGACGATGTTCATCACCACGCCCACCATGTTTTACGTAATGCGCTTTTTATTGGGCGTGGCCGAAGCGGGATTTTTCCCTGGCATCATCCTGTACCTCACGTACTGGTTCCCGGCCGACCGGCGCGGACGCATGACGACGTTGTTCATGACCGCGATTGCCGTATCGGGTTTGATCGGCGGCCCGGTGTCCGGCTGGATCATGAAGAACTTCGATGGCGTCAACGGCTGGCATTCGTGGCAGTGGCTGTTCTTGCTGGAAGGCATTCCATCGATCGTGGTCGGCGGGCTGGTCTTCATTTTCATGGACGACCGGATTGCGAAGGCCAAGTGGCTGAGCGCCGAAGAGCGTGAGTTGCTGGAACGGAACATCGCGAAGGACAATGTCGAGAAGGTCGACATGCCCGTGCGCGAAGTGCTCAAAAGCGGCCGTGTCTGGCTGATGAGCCTGACGTACTTTTCGTTCGTGATGGGCCTGTACGGCGTGAGTTTCTGGCTGCCGACGATCATCAAGGCGACCGGAGTGACGGATGCGCTGAATATTGGATTGCTGTCTGCTATTCCCTTCGGCGCGGCGGTGATCGGGATGCTGCTTGTTGCACGCAGTGCCGATAAACGTGGCGAGCGGAGGTGGCATATTGCCGTGCCGGCGGCTGTTGGAGCGTTGGGGCTGGTTTTATCGGTCATATGGTCGACGAACACTCCTTTGGCAATGCTCGGGCTTACCTTGGCAACGATGGGCATTCTCACTACCTTGCCGTTGTTCTGGAGCTTGCCTACGGCGTTCCTGGCCGGGACGGGCGCCGCTGCCGGGATTGCAATGATCAACTCGCTCGGGAATCTTGCGGGTTTTCTCAGCCCCTATCTCGTGGGGTGGTTGAAGCAAGCCACCGCGTCCAATGCAAGCGGCATGTACATGTTGGCCGCGTTCATGGTGCTCGGCGGGTTACTCGCGCTGAGCGTACCGAAGCGGATCGTCAATCGATAA
- a CDS encoding SDR family oxidoreductase, producing MRLQGKTAIVTGGGSGFGEGIAKTFAREGANVVVNDLNGASAERVASEIAVSGGKAIAVAGDVTKQADWKTLFDAAIEDFGSIQVVVNNAGTTHRNKPVMEVTEAEFDRVYAVNVKSIYHSVTQFVPYFRSVGGGSFINVASTAGVRPRPGLVWYNGSKAAVIIASKALAVELGPDRIRVNCINPVMGETGLLSEFMGVEDTPANRQKFLSSIPLGRLSTPQDIANAALYLASDDAEFITGVALEVDGGRCV from the coding sequence ATGAGACTGCAAGGCAAGACAGCAATTGTGACGGGCGGCGGATCGGGATTCGGCGAAGGAATCGCGAAGACATTTGCGCGCGAAGGCGCGAACGTGGTGGTGAACGACCTGAACGGGGCATCGGCGGAACGCGTTGCGAGCGAGATTGCCGTGAGCGGCGGCAAGGCGATCGCGGTCGCCGGCGATGTTACGAAACAGGCCGACTGGAAGACGCTGTTCGATGCCGCCATCGAAGACTTCGGCAGCATTCAGGTCGTGGTGAACAACGCCGGCACGACGCACAGGAACAAGCCGGTGATGGAAGTCACCGAAGCCGAATTCGACCGCGTCTATGCGGTGAACGTGAAGAGCATCTATCACAGCGTCACGCAATTCGTGCCCTACTTCCGGTCGGTGGGCGGCGGGTCGTTCATCAACGTGGCATCGACGGCGGGCGTGCGGCCGCGCCCCGGTCTGGTCTGGTACAACGGCAGCAAGGCGGCGGTGATCATTGCGAGCAAGGCGCTGGCGGTCGAGCTCGGACCCGACCGGATACGCGTGAACTGCATCAACCCGGTGATGGGCGAAACGGGTTTGCTGTCCGAATTCATGGGCGTGGAAGACACGCCCGCGAACCGGCAGAAGTTCCTCTCCTCGATTCCGTTGGGACGCCTCTCGACACCGCAAGACATCGCGAACGCGGCCTTGTATCTGGCCTCCGACGACGCAGAGTTCATCACCGGCGTGGCGCTGGAGGTGGATGGCGGACGTTGCGTCTAG
- a CDS encoding aldehyde dehydrogenase family protein, whose protein sequence is MEEAKHFIGNKWVAAASNETIPVLDPSDGQVFAQLGRGNAADIDRAVQAARRAYEGAWGHASAADRGRVLYRLSMIIAAHQEELAQLEARDTGKPLKQAHADAAGIARYFEFYAGAADKLHGETLPYQNGFTVLTIREPHGVTGHIVPWNYPLQIFGRSVGAALAAGNACVVKPAEDACLSILRIAELAAEAGLPEGALNIVTGYGYEAGAALARHAGIDHISFTGSPVTGAAVVKMAADNHVPVTLELGGKSPQIVFADADFDAAIPVLVSAIVQNAGQTCSAGSRVLIERSAYEPLLDRLSEAFSALKVGPSKLDLDCGPLISAKQQQRVWDFLSDAQHDGIAMAAHGEVVSDAPEAGFYQAPTLLRDVPPSHRLAQEEVFGPVLCAMPFDDEADALKLANGTNFGLVAGVWTRDGGRQMRIARKVRSGQVFINNYGAGGGVELPFGGVKHSGHGREKGFEALYGFTVLKTIAIKHG, encoded by the coding sequence ATGGAAGAGGCAAAGCATTTCATCGGCAACAAGTGGGTTGCGGCGGCGAGCAACGAGACGATTCCCGTCCTCGATCCCTCCGATGGCCAGGTTTTCGCACAACTCGGCCGCGGCAATGCTGCGGATATCGACCGGGCGGTCCAGGCGGCGCGGCGCGCCTACGAAGGCGCCTGGGGTCATGCGAGCGCGGCGGATCGCGGGCGCGTGTTGTACCGGCTGTCGATGATCATCGCCGCTCATCAGGAAGAGCTCGCGCAACTCGAAGCACGCGATACAGGCAAACCGCTCAAGCAGGCGCACGCCGATGCCGCCGGTATCGCGCGGTACTTCGAGTTCTACGCGGGCGCCGCCGACAAGCTCCATGGCGAAACCCTGCCCTACCAGAACGGCTTCACCGTGCTGACCATCCGCGAGCCGCACGGCGTGACCGGGCACATCGTGCCGTGGAATTACCCGTTGCAGATTTTCGGACGCAGCGTCGGCGCGGCGCTGGCGGCGGGCAACGCGTGCGTGGTGAAACCGGCAGAAGACGCATGTTTATCGATATTGCGGATCGCCGAGCTCGCCGCCGAAGCCGGATTGCCGGAGGGAGCACTGAACATTGTCACGGGCTATGGATACGAAGCCGGAGCGGCGCTCGCGCGGCACGCGGGTATCGATCACATCTCGTTCACCGGGTCGCCGGTAACGGGTGCCGCCGTTGTCAAGATGGCCGCCGATAACCACGTGCCCGTCACCCTCGAACTCGGCGGCAAGTCGCCGCAGATCGTCTTCGCCGATGCCGATTTCGACGCCGCCATCCCGGTGCTGGTTTCGGCGATCGTGCAGAACGCCGGGCAGACGTGTTCGGCGGGCAGCCGCGTGTTGATCGAACGATCGGCGTATGAGCCGTTGCTGGATCGTTTGAGCGAAGCGTTCAGCGCGCTGAAGGTCGGGCCGAGCAAGCTCGACCTGGATTGCGGACCGCTCATCAGCGCGAAGCAGCAGCAGCGCGTGTGGGATTTTCTCTCCGATGCACAGCATGACGGAATCGCGATGGCCGCGCACGGCGAGGTGGTATCGGACGCGCCCGAAGCAGGCTTTTATCAGGCGCCGACGCTCTTGCGCGATGTCCCGCCATCGCACCGTCTGGCACAGGAAGAGGTGTTCGGCCCGGTCCTGTGCGCCATGCCTTTCGACGATGAAGCCGATGCCCTGAAACTCGCCAACGGCACCAACTTCGGCCTGGTTGCGGGCGTCTGGACACGTGATGGCGGACGGCAGATGCGCATTGCCCGGAAGGTGAGATCGGGGCAAGTGTTCATCAACAATTATGGTGCGGGCGGTGGCGTGGAACTGCCGTTTGGCGGCGTCAAACATTCAGGACACGGCCGTGAAAAAGGCTTCGAAGCGTTGTATGGATTCACGGTGCTTAAAACCATTGCGATCAAACACGGTTAA
- the urtA gene encoding urea ABC transporter substrate-binding protein — MKRRSLLKFGSMSGALAVAGQLPITKAQAADTGPIKVGVLHSLSGTMAISETSLKDTALMTIAQINASGGVLGRQLEPVVVDPASNWPLFAEKARQLISQDKVAVTFGCWTSVSRKSVLPVFEELNGLLFYPVQYEGEEMSKNVFYTGAAPNQQAIPATEYLMSKEGGAAKRFFLLGTDYVYPRTTNKILRSFLHSKGVKDEDIQEVYTPFGHADYQTIVANIKTFSQGGKTCVISTVNGDSNVPFYKELGNQGLKATDVPVVAFSVGEEELRGIDTKPLVGNLAAWNYFMSLKNPENTKFKAMFADWVKKNNLPGGTKRVTNDPMEATFVGIHMWKQAAEKAKSVDVDKVRVAMVGQKFAAPSGFTLEMDGNHHLHKPVMIGEVRADGQFNVVWRTKTAIRAQPWSPYIPGNENKPDVVSSIPEFLRRRRVA, encoded by the coding sequence ATGAAACGACGCAGTCTCCTGAAATTCGGCTCCATGTCGGGCGCACTGGCCGTTGCGGGCCAATTGCCCATCACAAAAGCGCAAGCCGCCGATACCGGACCGATCAAAGTCGGCGTTCTCCATTCGCTCTCGGGCACGATGGCGATCTCCGAAACATCGCTGAAAGACACTGCGCTGATGACCATCGCCCAGATCAATGCAAGCGGCGGCGTGCTCGGGCGTCAACTGGAACCGGTGGTGGTCGACCCGGCATCGAACTGGCCGCTCTTCGCCGAAAAAGCCCGCCAACTGATCTCGCAGGACAAAGTCGCGGTGACGTTCGGCTGCTGGACGTCGGTATCGCGGAAATCGGTGTTGCCGGTGTTCGAGGAACTCAACGGCCTGCTCTTCTACCCGGTGCAGTACGAGGGCGAAGAGATGTCGAAGAACGTGTTCTACACGGGCGCGGCGCCGAATCAGCAAGCGATTCCCGCAACCGAGTACCTGATGAGCAAGGAAGGCGGCGCAGCAAAACGCTTCTTCCTGCTCGGCACCGATTACGTCTATCCGCGCACGACGAACAAGATCCTGCGTTCGTTCCTGCACTCGAAGGGCGTGAAGGACGAAGACATTCAAGAGGTCTACACGCCGTTCGGCCACGCGGACTATCAGACCATCGTGGCGAACATCAAGACGTTCTCGCAAGGCGGCAAGACTTGCGTGATCTCGACTGTGAACGGCGATTCGAACGTGCCGTTCTACAAGGAACTCGGCAACCAGGGCCTGAAAGCGACGGACGTTCCGGTCGTCGCTTTCTCGGTTGGCGAAGAAGAATTGCGCGGTATCGATACAAAACCGCTGGTCGGCAACCTGGCCGCATGGAATTACTTCATGTCGCTGAAGAACCCGGAGAACACGAAGTTCAAGGCGATGTTCGCCGACTGGGTGAAGAAGAACAACCTGCCGGGCGGCACGAAGCGCGTGACGAACGACCCGATGGAGGCGACCTTCGTCGGCATCCATATGTGGAAGCAGGCGGCTGAAAAAGCGAAGAGCGTCGATGTCGATAAAGTGCGCGTGGCCATGGTCGGCCAGAAGTTCGCGGCGCCGTCGGGCTTCACACTCGAGATGGACGGTAACCACCATCTGCACAAGCCGGTGATGATCGGCGAAGTGCGTGCGGACGGTCAGTTCAACGTCGTGTGGCGCACGAAGACTGCAATCCGCGCGCAACCGTGGAGCCCGTACATTCCGGGTAACGAAAACAAGCCGGATGTGGTCAGCTCGATTCCGGAGTTCCTGCGCCGCCGTCGTGTTGCGTAA